A single genomic interval of Gemmatimonas aurantiaca harbors:
- a CDS encoding cellulose synthase operon protein YhjQ/BcsQ encodes MSLPLLVPTAGGTASPSPRSQADALASTGGVKRTGGGDAIGPTTLLCASGRGGSGTTLLSALLAVAAAGEGHRVLLIDADDFVGPLAMTLGVSPRATWQDLRGGRATPADVATPVSATLTLVAGGAARRATEGAPALTAAERKACLRRLGSLTEGMDLVVIDCGSRLESVLAAITPHSGERLMAIASGSDPVGLAATYALCKAVAARHGALPVEVLVNRLEGSDATRCFDAIDTGARQFLGLSLRLAGAIPADPTLDAALRKGMPFPDAAVGSPAAVAAHDVVTRALTARPLSRSGV; translated from the coding sequence ATGAGTCTGCCGCTTTTGGTGCCCACCGCCGGTGGAACGGCGTCTCCCTCACCACGCTCACAGGCCGATGCCCTGGCATCGACCGGTGGGGTGAAGCGCACGGGCGGTGGTGATGCCATCGGTCCGACCACACTGCTCTGCGCGAGTGGCCGGGGAGGGTCGGGCACCACACTGCTGTCGGCATTGCTGGCCGTGGCCGCCGCGGGAGAAGGTCATCGCGTGCTGCTCATCGACGCCGACGATTTTGTCGGACCGCTGGCCATGACGTTGGGCGTGAGTCCACGCGCCACGTGGCAGGATCTGCGTGGAGGCCGGGCTACCCCGGCCGACGTGGCCACACCCGTGAGCGCCACGCTGACGCTGGTGGCTGGCGGCGCGGCCCGCCGGGCCACCGAGGGCGCGCCTGCGCTCACCGCGGCCGAACGCAAGGCCTGTCTCCGTCGACTCGGCAGCCTCACCGAAGGCATGGATCTGGTGGTGATCGACTGCGGATCCCGTCTCGAATCGGTGCTGGCCGCGATCACGCCCCATTCGGGTGAGCGGTTGATGGCCATCGCCTCGGGATCGGACCCCGTGGGTCTCGCCGCGACGTACGCGCTCTGCAAGGCCGTCGCGGCCAGGCATGGTGCCCTTCCGGTGGAGGTACTCGTCAATCGACTGGAAGGGAGCGACGCCACGCGTTGCTTCGATGCCATCGATACCGGTGCCCGCCAGTTCCTCGGACTCTCGCTGCGTCTTGCCGGTGCAATCCCCGCAGACCCGACGCTCGACGCCGCACTCCGCAAAGGGATGCCGTTTCCCGATGCGGCCGTTGGATCGCCAGCAGCCGTTGCCGCGCACGATGTCGTGACGCGCGCGTTGACTGCCCGCCCCCTTTCACGTTCCGGTGTTTGA